The DNA sequence agggaaaataagctagtctttcgatcaaagctcaaataacctcacggtctaataattccctagaatttaacaaagctttcactcaagagaaattctaaatctagcaataaatcaaattaccaatctttcgacctagcaaagaaatccatcaaagataacaagaccaatacggaagaactcatgctacacaactatcctaattttaataccatggctcaccttattCCCAATCAAAAGAATTACCTACACATAATCATgactacactaattgcgaaattaataaataaggacaaattcaacatgatggaatctaactagaacaaaggagagaaattcaattactgaaattaattgatggaacaagaattaaattaacaagcaaaaataagaaaaagaagaattgcacaaaaggcttactaattgaatatcaagaacaaagcattccaatccaaggtttccgtctcaagctagatctgaaaactaagttttttccagaatgaataacataacctaaaagttgctgcctcctactgataaaaagatactgaaagttaattacaagttgggcttttaaaagtctaacacggaaaatTAAACATCAGCTCGAAATCAGGTCGATCGATTGGtcagcacggtcgatcgactgaacatgcGGAAAGAGCTTCGTCTCAGAgctcagtggtcgatcgatcgaaagtcttagtcgatcgatcgaaaatgCTTGTGCAATGGCTCTTTGATGCTTCCAAacaactcttcactccttgcacgcatcccaaggtgagtgaatgaaCTCTCCTTCCTCGCTTCGAACTCGCTTCCGGAGGACgaacttggcttgatttagcctacttccatgcattcctacaataaatcatagaaaatgcaaagtaaaccgtttcgggaaaaatagtagccttaagctaccaattatgcatggaaatacgtgccaaaaccacagataaagtgtatagaatatgcacgtatcaccttctctcgcattgctatcaaatccaagggctgTCGGATTGTAGAGTTCTTTACACTTTGAGAACGTCGTATTGTGGccttgtgggtaagatcctagtacagtttttatattaattcgttagttttggttaaaccctaattgggtaataagggggttttgggagtattgttgattaTGGAattgtgattatatgattataggTTGAtatgaggtgatttcgtagaTGAACCCTTTTGATCTGTTGATTGTGTCGAATTGTGGTGATtgcattctaggtagggtttcctactcagttattttATACATGGTTATGAGATGGTTGATGGTTGTTGGCATTTGATTATCTGGTAATTAATTTGGTattgatattgtaattggttattgttgttgtttgtctgtggttgcgaggtgcgtcctcggctgagtggagtcacttgttggagtgacttcacgcccttgattcgccccttgtggaacccgccataagaggggatgtgcatattaagtaACATGAGTTTTCGCTCAGTAAAAATGAGCGGGCTTTAGGTGGGAATGGTCTTTGCGATCCCCACTAGCGGAGTGGATTCGGTTGCGTTGTGTCTGGCGTGGCTAGACCTTCGTGCTAGTGTTGGAGAATTGTGTCGtgtcttgttgttttattatcttatattgtgtatgcgagaatcgaccccgtttaattgttttaaaactatggtgattcattcggggatggtgaacagttattgagcaggtatgatttggatgcgcgagggttagctggggatgagtcaccacgagtcaggTAGTAGTTTTCCGCTGTTATGTTGAgatacttttatttatttagttggtttggttgttggaacagttgtatcgtaCTTTACAGTTTTGAGTTTTGATGTAACCACTTaaactatttatttaaagtacattctttgatggtctatttgatatatattgcctcgggcaaccgagacggtagcactctcatgcattaggtggttttggtaagacaccttggtgtatgagggtgttacaactTTGACCAAATCGTGACCGAAATGTCTTGTCGAACGGAGCCATAATTTCGATTATTCCTATcaaataacttttttttttaatactccctccattcaacttttaTCACCCCACTTTAATATAATACTCTTTACATATATTggagaacacaaattctcattatagacggacactatccgtctatacgtatagacggataccatttcccctcacaaaatacctatttcccataaagtgggaagcacatggggggtgccccaccttgttccCACTACCCATTtcattagaggtctttacccgtctgttcgccccacccgtctataccaagacctattgattggagaaatggggtgataaaagttgaatggagggagtaataaatttTTAAAATTCGGATTGGATTCGGATATCCGGTTTTAAGAAATTCTCAATGCACATCCAATCCAGTTTATTTGGAAAAAACTGAATCGGATATTCAATTTAAGTAGTATCTATATAttaggattttttttttcgaatttcggATCgaattcggaaaaaaaaaaaatcagatcgGATATTTTTTAATCACCCCTAGATTATGGAACTCATTTAGAGCGTTATCTTTATTATTTAGTTTAACGTGCAAAAATGAACCACATCATTTAGCGCTTGTGACATGCGTCGGAGCAAATTCGATATTTCACGTAATGGTTTTGCCGGAAATTTAAAACAATGAAAAAATGGAGAACAAATTGGAGGTTCCTCAGTATGCTTACTATACTACGCAACACCAGGGGTGTTGTTTGCTCTGAGTGTTGTTTCTTTTGTATGGAAATTGGAATATTGAAAGCGGGCTAACCGCAACGCCGGGGTGTTTATTGGTTCGGGATCGGATTGGATCGGACCGGACTAAAATTTGTGGATCGAAGATCAAACAAGGGTAAAATGTCCGATCATGGATCGGACCATACCTTTATTGGTCTGATCTGATCTGAACCCAATAAATGCACGGCATGGCCTGGCCCGAACCATATAGACCAAACAATGTATTGGGCTCATTACTTTATTATTTCTACGATAAATTTAATTTATATTAGGGATATAGGATTAAGTGTATTATTTCATATGATAATAGAATATGTCAAATTAATAAATAACAAAATACTATTATCATATGAAGAGAAACATTTGTTAATTATACTTTTTTAATGATTTTCATTACAAAAGTTTGTCCACTGTTAGGTCCGCGGTCCATTCGCTTTGTGACCAGGACCGGACCAAAGACCAAACTAATGTAAATAGATGGACCGTGAAGCGGGCCAAATAAAGTAAGGTCCGGTCTAGTCTGGACCAAATTACACGGTCTGGTCTGGCCTGGGTAGAGTCTGGTGATTAAAAGTTAGGTGAAACTCCCAATGGACTCATGTTCACCCTCTCAAGAGTAAAGTGTTAATATGAAATTTTTAtgttaattttaaaaaaattttaaCTATTGCATATCTTGAAAAAACACCAAATAAGACAATATCCATTGATCACCAATAATATAAATTTAGCATTATTATGTAAAATTGTAAATAGAATAAAGATAAAGAGTATAGGactgcaatataataataaaaggaTTTACCTAGGGTGACATTGACGATGGCTGGTTTATCTGCGTTCTGGAGCAGTTTAGCTTTAAAATTAGCACAATCAATTTGCCCAGATATATGTGTATCAATTGTGACACACTCCATTCTGTACATTCGTGCCGCTTTGAAAACGGAAAAATGTGAATCTCTTGAGGTGTAAAATATCCCCTCTGGAAACAACTCCCTCCTAGAATAAATTAATAATGGTGTTAAAATTTAACATGACGCAATCTCTAGTAAAAAGGATTAAATAGTCGTAGTGTACACAAATCAAatgaactagttttaaacccgttcaaaattgcacgggtatgtatttgggccagtattaatgtttttggatgtatatttgtttttgcatttctattgtacttacctagttggtctaaatctacgatctacataatttatatttaaatttgttaaaaacacgtgttcacatacactggtttataaggaaataacaTAATCcactcttgtaaataaaaataGCATACATaaaaactttacatccggataaaagaaatataatctaatataatcaactttaacatatgtatgtaattcatttgcgttttatattcgatcccgtatataaatgttatttcttcttgaaattatgtatttttattattatgtaattttgttttaaaaattatgtaattcaatttcatttactcgcatttgtaattcattctgcgtatatgttattaattttatttacacggaatgtataaaattatttcataatattaattcatagaattttttcataatattatttcatagaatttgttgtaagacggaatttatcgcatgtttgaaaagacggaaatgtgaagaaataaatacatcaCATCacggtcccaccataacatgaatttccaaaaaaaaaaaaaaaaaaaaaaaaaatcgaattaaTGACGTGGCCAATGAGGATTGAGAAgattttgtattaatatagataagattattATCGTATATAAACAAAAATATTTCTTTAGTATACGAGTTTGTTTAAACTTTTGCATTATTTAAGCTTTTTAAGGAGTCATAACGAATTTTTTCCAATAAGCATATAGTTATGTATAATGTATAATTACCCTAAGAGGATGCCATGAAGGTTGCCTTCGGAGCTACCATTAGTGACATATCCCCAGTACTCCTCCTCCTCGATCTCCCAAAGTCGTGCAAACCAATCTAAAACACCCACCTCGAATTTCCTCGATTGCCCATTAAAGTTGGGCTCAATAAATGGATCACCGAAGTTGTTTATTACTTGATTTGGCAATTGCCCCAAAGCACTATAATCAAAATCTAATCTCAGTGCATATCCTGCAATAATAAGATTATGCTTTGGACAGGTTAAAGCTTCTAtagaattttaaattttaaatttttttatttttatttttattagttaaaGACTTATAAAAGTCCTAAATTTACACTACAATTCCTCACCATTTAAAATAGGAGTAAGGTCATCTTTAGTACTCCTTCCTTCCATACACCTCCAAATACAACATGGTCTCATTACACACTTGTCAATACAAGATTTGTAACATAAATATCTTCAATTTTACgttataaaaaaatataaaagtttgatattttaattgtatttacaaaattaaattaaataatattccacatgaatatattttctcttatatattaCAAAGAATATCGAATATTCTCTTCGAACACGAATAATGTCAAAATACGAGATGTTCTATTTGGAGTTGAATGAAGGGAGTACAAAACATATTATTATTAGCATAAATAGATTGTTCAAGCAGATTAGAAATGACATATTGGATTGATATGTTTGACTATTACTCCTTCcatcccgatcatttgtttactatTTCATTTTGGGTGTCTTTCTATATTAGGATTTGCCTTTGATGTGCAATTTGATCCTCTACACTCAATTTCAgccacttgtcatctaataattggtCTCATCTTCATTCATTAGTCTTTGTACCAAAACcataggtaaacaaataatcagaaggagggagtatatttcaAAACAAATGACTTGGGACCGAGGGAGTATATTTCAATTAAGAAGCTTTCGTAGAAGTGTTTGATAATTAGCGGGTTtagattaaaagattgttttcTTAGATTAATATCTAGATCCTGCAAACGGATCAACCGGTAGGTCGGTTCGGGGTTTGAAGACTTCGGGTTCGGGTTCGCGCGATCGTATTATTTCGGGTTTGGGTCATTTTAGGTCAACTATTATCAGGGTTTTATGGATAATACTCggtttattacaacaataaacaCATTCGGGTGGGTCGTAAATTCGGGTTCGGGTCAAGCTCAAGTCTTGAGGTCAGTGTCAGGTTGGGTGCGGGTAACAATTTTGCCTATCAGTCAGGACTATTAATACCGGATTAGCTTAGTAGCataaatttatttattctttcaggTAAGACCACTTATTTGCGGTAAAAACAATTCATAGACACTTATGATTAGGAATGTTGGATATTTCATGTTATACacaaattatttttaaaaatattttaaattacggtatatatatatatctccgTGAAACTTTATACGGGTTTTAAACTAATAAGACGATCATAGTTAGTGATATTGCAGCAACATAAATGAATGGCCTGGGAGGAATTTTTTTATCACTCTATGACATTTTATTCGGCCAAACTactaaattggtaaaaaaaactgGAGAGTTGTTGTCAAATTGATAAAAAAAttttacatgtgacaaattggtaaaaaaactaATGGAATGTGGCAAATTGGCCAAAAAAGTTTCACTTTAACAAATACTCTATCATTGCAACAAGATTTGACAAAGCTACCCTTATTGAATTAGTAAACTAAAAAAAATTATCCGAGACTCATCATTAGCAACTATGACCCGTAACATAAAATTAACAAACCTGACCCAAATTTGATCTAACGTTGTGTATCATGTTTTTCTCTTATTTGAATAATTCGACTAAAAAAAATGATTAGATCCATAAATATTTGGACAAAAATTACTCGTAAacattgatttttaatatttCACCTCAGATAGAtatataaattaatgaaatattaaataaaaaaaataatccaATTTTCATTTTCGAGCCTTGTAGGACTTAATTTCGAGCCAACGGTCTCCGGATCGCATGCGGATTTTCTTAGGATGATAGGACGCCCAAACCCCAAAAAAAGTCGAATTGGTTCGGGTTTACCTAGTAAGTAGACTTGGAAAAACCGATTTAGCTTGATTGACTCTGCTCGAAAATAAGGCTGATCCGAGATCCAAAATTTATCAGAACTACAACTCCCAAATTTAACACGAAACCGGATTGACCTGACACAACCCGAATTTTGTTGACTAGGATCTGACGCGACCCGTCCCGAAATAAACAAATTCGAAACCCCGACCCAAAAATGACGCGAAAAATGTAACACTCTAATTGAACAAATAAATGACTAATTTAAAAACACACTTAATAGTTAATCCTCCCCCCGATCCAGACAGATGTAAACATAAGCAAAAAAtggttatttaagaaaaggtggaaaagtAAGGAGTAAAGTAGGAACAATTAGTCTtgttgaagacgggtcggagcaagtgacgggtaatgtcactcacaaaatggataggggggacaaggtgggggcacccccatgtgcttccctctctcctctatttgggtcatttgtgagaggaaatggtatccgtcactccaaagtgacggatacgtgccgtcttcaatgagattttgtgaagtAGGAAATATTGATTGGGACCACATGGGTTTAGGTGGATTAAATAAGTAGTTGGTGAATGGGTGAGTGGTTGGTAAAGCtgtaacacaaaatctcattgaaaacggacgatatccatcacaag is a window from the Silene latifolia isolate original U9 population unplaced genomic scaffold, ASM4854445v1 scaffold_594, whole genome shotgun sequence genome containing:
- the LOC141639906 gene encoding serine decarboxylase-like isoform X1 yields the protein MKTMAGTTLTVGLPLDKSQDTAKRINFCENGNGTKGIVVQSKKDKGIVGRRDVEFSCHEIIEPELDPEANADKENYITSVLSTFEKSLQRTKQNLGYALRLDFDYSALGQLPNQVINNFGDPFIEPNFNGQSRKFEVGVLDWFARLWEIEEEEYWGYVTNGSSEGNLHGILLGRELFPEGIFYTSRDSHFSVFKAARMYRMECVTIDTHISGQIDCANFKAKLLQNADKPAIVNVTLGSYPQGHNTTFSKCKELYNPTALGFDSNAREGDTCIFYTLYLWFWHVFPCIIGSLRLLFFPKRFTLHFL
- the LOC141639906 gene encoding serine decarboxylase 1-like isoform X2, whose translation is MKTMAGTTLTVGLPLDKSQDTAKRINFCENGNGTKGIVVQSKKDKGIVGRRDVEFSCHEIIEPELDPEANADKENYITSVLSTFEKSLQRTKQNLGYALRLDFDYSALGQLPNQVINNFGDPFIEPNFNGQSRKFEVGVLDWFARLWEIEEEEYWGYVTNGSSEGNLHGILLGRELFPEGIFYTSRDSHFSVFKAARMYRMECVTIDTHISGQIDCANFKAKLLQNADKPAIVNVTLGMRGSRLNQAKFVLRKRVQGSQEEGEFIHSPWDACKE